The Triticum aestivum cultivar Chinese Spring chromosome 7B, IWGSC CS RefSeq v2.1, whole genome shotgun sequence genome window below encodes:
- the LOC123160182 gene encoding auxin-responsive protein SAUR71-like: MKRLLSRLSRVAAADACAAAAYQPLRPDAAAKDSSMAVTSSSSFFGARRLGRGARVPEGHVPVCVGEEGGPVERFAVRAELLGQPAFKALLRRAAQEYGYGHPGALRIPCAVANFRRLLLGLSDPGCQATDDDDSALYY; encoded by the coding sequence atgaAGCGCCTCCTCAGCCGGCTCTCCCGCGTGGCCGCGGCAgacgcctgcgccgccgccgcgtacCAGCCGCTCCGGCCCGACGCGGCCGCGAAGGACTCCTCCATGGCAGTTACGTCCTCGTCCTCTTTCTTCGGCGCGCGAAGGCTTGGGCGGGGCGCGAGGGTGCCGGAGGGGCACGTGCCGGTGTGCGTCGGCGAGGAGGGCGGCCCCGTGGAGCGCTTCGCCGTGCGGGCCGAGCTCCTGGGCCAGCCGGCGTTCAAGGCCCTGCTCCGACGCGCCGCACAGGAGTACGGCTACGGCCACCCGGGCGCGCTCCGCATCCCCTGCGCCGTGGCCAacttccgccgcctcctccttggcCTCTCCGACCCCGGCTGCCAGGCCACCGATGACGACGACTCTGCGCTCTACTACTAG